The sequence below is a genomic window from Ipomoea triloba cultivar NCNSP0323 chromosome 2, ASM357664v1.
GAAGTAAGGACCTAGTGGTTTCACAAGTCAATTTAATTAGGATTAGATTATCTTGCTTTCCACAATGTCTACATAAAAAGTACTTTTAACATCTCCTATCCTCACTTGATTAGTGTGCCACCAAAAAATTTGGTTTTTAAGATTTGAAGAGTTACTGTATTAACAGTATGAGAGGTTAGGTCCTTCAGTTTACTCAGGTTGCTTTGGATTTGATCTTTAgtactttgtttgtttgtttgtattaCTCTCCTCTGCCTGTAATGCACAACTGacacatttatttcttttacaagGTACTTACTAAGGCCAAAGTATCTGCATTGGTGTGCGCTTGTGGCAGGTGTCCTCCATAAGAGAGCGTGATGGGTTCTAGATTCCCATCTCACCAGCTCAGCAATGGGCTATACGTGTCAGGACGGCCTGAGCAGCCAAAAGAAAGGACACCAACAATGAGTTTTGTTGCCATGCCTTATACTGGTGGCGACATCAAGAAGTCTGGAGAACTTGGGAAAATGTTTGATATCCCTGTGGATGGCTCAAAGTCAAGGAAATCGGGACCTATAACTAGTGCTCCTTCAAGAACTGGATCATTTGCGGGAAATGTTTCACATTCAGGACCTATAAATCCTAATGCTGTTGCCAGGGCCAGTCACTCAACCTCAGGTCTTGTTTCATCAATGATGGTGACTGGTTCAGCTTCAATGAAGAAATCAACTTCTGGCCCTCTTAACAGGCATGGGGAACCTATAAAAAGGTCATCTGGACCTCAATCGAGCATAGCAACTGGCCGCCAATCAGGACCTCAACTGCCAGTTCTCCCAACAACTGGTCTTATTACTTCTGGCCCCATCTCTTCTGGCCCACTGAATTCTTCTGGGGCACCAAGAAAGGTCTCTGGTCCATTGGAAACAATGGGTTCTATGAAAAAGCCTGGTCCTGGTACTGTTAACAACCACGCTGTGACAACTCTTAGCCAACATGATGAATTCTCCTTCAGGAGAAACTTCCCAAAACCTATCTTATGGGCAATGATTTTGCTATTTGTCATGGGCTTCATCGCGGGTGGGTTTATTCTAGGTGCAGTGCACAATGCTGTGCTGCTAGTGGTTGTCATAGTTCTATTTGGCATTCTTACCGTCCTCTTTACATGGAATTCTTGCTGGGGAAAAAAAGCTATTATAGGTTTCATTGCTAGATATCCAGATGCTGAATTAAGAACTGCAAAAAATGGAGAATATGTCAAGGTTTCTGGGGTAAGTGTTCTCTTTAAAATGGTGCCATTCTTGTTATTTTCAGATCTGATGCTAGATAGGTAATCACT
It includes:
- the LOC116011240 gene encoding uncharacterized membrane protein At1g16860, which translates into the protein MGSRFPSHQLSNGLYVSGRPEQPKERTPTMSFVAMPYTGGDIKKSGELGKMFDIPVDGSKSRKSGPITSAPSRTGSFAGNVSHSGPINPNAVARASHSTSGLVSSMMVTGSASMKKSTSGPLNRHGEPIKRSSGPQSSIATGRQSGPQLPVLPTTGLITSGPISSGPLNSSGAPRKVSGPLETMGSMKKPGPGTVNNHAVTTLSQHDEFSFRRNFPKPILWAMILLFVMGFIAGGFILGAVHNAVLLVVVIVLFGILTVLFTWNSCWGKKAIIGFIARYPDAELRTAKNGEYVKVSGVVTCGNFPLESSFQRVPRCVYTSSSLYEYRGWGSKAANPTHRRFTWGLRSSEKHVVDFYISDFQSGLRALVKTGYGAKVTPYVEESVVVDVNPLNKDLSPDFIRWLRERNLSSDDRTMRLKEGYIKEGSTVSVMGVVHRTENVLMIVPPPEPEPLTTGCQWMKCIFPASLEGIILRCDDASKADVIPV